From a region of the Marmota flaviventris isolate mMarFla1 chromosome 13, mMarFla1.hap1, whole genome shotgun sequence genome:
- the Dbh gene encoding dopamine beta-hydroxylase, with the protein MRPPQGVSGERGPEAPQPCCSVPPMGSFPLSLSLFPQDAWSDQKGRVHLDNHQDYQLLQAQGTPDGLVLLFKRPFATCDPKDYLIEDGTVHLVYGILEEPFQSLEAINISSLHTGLQRVQLLKPEVPTPAVPADTRTMEIRAPDVLIPSEETTYWCYITELPQGFPRHHIVMYEPIVTEGNEALVHHMEVFQCTATFESFPHFSGPCDSKMKPQRLSYCRHVLAAWALGAKAFYYPEEAGLAFGGPGSSRYLRLEVHYHNPLKIPGRRDSSGIRLYYTATLRRFDAGIMELGLVYTPVMAIPPQETAFVLTGYCTDKCTQLALPSSGVHIFASQLHTHLTGRKVVTVLVRDGRETEIVNRDNHYSPHFQEIRMLKKVVSVHQGDVLITSCTYNTEDRKLATVGGFGILEEMCVNYVHYYPQTQLELCKSAVDPGFLQKYFHLVNRFNSEDVCTCPQATVPQQFASVPWNSFSRDVLRALYAFAPISMHCNRSSAVRFQGEWDLQPLPKIVSTLEEPTPHCPTRGTQSPAGPTVVNIGRGKA; encoded by the exons atGAGGCCCCCACAGGGAGTGAGTGGGGAGCGGGGCCCagaggctccccagccctgctgcagTGTCCCTCCGATGGGCTCCTTCCCGCTCAGCCTGAGCCTGTTTCCGCAGGACGCTTGGAGTGACCAGAAGGGGCGGGTCCACCTGGACAACCATCAGGACTACCAGCTGCTGCAGGCACAGGGCACCCCGGACGGCCTGGTCCTGCTCTTCAAGAGACCCTTTGCCACCTGTGACCCCAAGGACTACCTCATTGAG GATGGCACTGTCCACTTGGTGTATGGGATCCTGGAGGAGCCGTTCCAGTCGCTGGAGGCCATCAACATCTCAAGCCTGCACACGGGGCTGCAGCGGGTGCAGCTCCTGAAGCCTGAGGTCCCCACCCCAGCGGTGCCCGCGGACACACGCACGATGGAGATCCGTGCCCCCGACGTCCTGATCCCCAGCGAGGAGACCACGTACTGGTGCTACATCACCGAGCTGCCACAGGGCTTCCCTCGGCACCACATTGTCATG TACGAGCCCATCGTCACCGAGGGCAACGAGGCCCTGGTGCACCACATGGAGGTCTTCCAGTGCACGGCCACCTTCGAGAGCTTCCCCCACTTCAGCGGGCCCTGCGACTCCAAGATGAAGCCCCAGCGCCTCAGCTACTGCCGCCACGTGCTGGCCGCCTGGGCCCTGGGCGCGAAG GCGTTCTACTACCCCGAGGAAGCTGGCCTTGCGTTTGGGGGCCCCGGGTCCTCCAGGTACCTCCGCCTCGAGGTCCACTACCACAACCCGCTGAAGATCCCAG GCCGGCGCGACTCCTCGGGCATCCGGCTCTACTACACAGCCACGCTGCGGCGCTTTGACGCAGGGATCATGGAGCTGGGCCTAGTGTACACACCCGTGATGGCCATCCCCCCACAGGAGACCGCCTTCGTCCTGACCGGCTACTGCACGGACAAGTGCACCCAGCTG GCCCTACCTTCCTCGGGGGTCCACATCTTCGCCTCTCAACTCCACACGCATCTGACCGGGAGGAAGGTGGTCACCGTGTTGGTCCGGGACGGCCGGGAGACAGAGATTGTGAACAGGGACAATCACTACAGCCCTCACTTCCAG GAGATCCGCATGTTGAAGAAGGTCGTGTCTGTCCATCAG GGAGACGTGCTCATCACTTCTTGCACATACAACACAGAGGACAGGAAGCTGGCCACCGTG GGCGGCTTTGGGATCCTGGAGGAGATGTGCGTCAACTACGTGCACTACTACCCCCAGACCCAGCTGGAGCTGTGCAAGAGCGCCGTGGACCCCGGCTTCCTGCAGAAGTACTTCCACCTGGTGAACAG GTTCAACAGCGAGGACGTCTGCACCTGCCCCCAGGCCACCGTCCCGCAGCAGTTTGCCTCGGTGCCCTGGAACTCCTTCAGCCGCGACGTGCTGAGGGCGCTCTACGCCTTCGCGCCCATCTCCATGCACTGCAACAGGTCCTCGGCCGTCCGCTTCCAG GGGGAATGGGACCTGCAGCCGCTGCCTAAGATTGTCTCCACCCTGGAAGAGCCCACCCCGCATTGCCCCACCCGTGGGACCCAGAGCCCCGCTGGCCCCACGGTGGTCAACATTGGCCGTGGCAAAGCTTGA